From a single Spongiibacter taiwanensis genomic region:
- the rsxC gene encoding electron transport complex subunit RsxC: MRKIWDIHGGIHPPENKHQSMQGPIRQAGIPPQLVLPLAQHIGAPANPVVAVGQRVLKGQMIAEAKGFVSAPVHAPTSGVVVAIESRLIPHPSGMSAPCIVIDTDGRDEWIGRSGVDDFRSLERSKLLERIRAAGIAGMGGAGFPSAVKLGKRDGKPIETLILNGTECEPYITADDALMRERADQIIAGAEILRYLVEPTKETLIGVEDNKPEGIAALQKAAAGTGIEIVVFPTKYPSGGEKQLIEILTGKEVPNGGLPADIGIVCQNVGTAVAIHKAIHFGEPLISRITTVTGDACQQPGNFETLLGTPVQFLLELSGFDQSKCIRLIMGGPMMGYTLNDTAVPVVKTANCVLAPTARELPPPPPAQACIRCGMCSEACPVSLLPQQMYWFARAQEHDKLEAHNLFDCIECGACSYVCPSSIPLVQYYRAAKGEIRQAQQDKIKAERSKERFEARQARLEKEEAEKEARRKARLEAAKQKSAASSEVDPIQAAIERSKAKKADAQTTSQDPAQAAIARAQAARSGSTPTESPAEKTARLEKQIASAEKRLSAAQEKHQQALTQGDANADAFAKAVSNTEQKLESARQELAAHQAQSAPPSPPPTAEADPAAAAIARAQAKRAGGEVEETNEQKTARLQQAVAASEKKLLAAQEKLDQARSTGDSKVAAFETAVDKLSAKLAETKQALSELEGEAPATTEPSTDDDPAQAAIKRAQAAREAAASMTDADKLKANVASLEKRLAKTREKLSAAKENGDDTADLLADTVAKLEDKLAQAQQQLAEHSA; encoded by the coding sequence ATGAGAAAAATCTGGGATATCCACGGCGGCATTCACCCGCCGGAAAACAAACACCAGTCCATGCAAGGGCCGATTCGCCAGGCCGGCATTCCGCCACAACTGGTGCTGCCACTGGCGCAACATATCGGCGCCCCGGCCAACCCGGTAGTCGCGGTTGGGCAGCGTGTACTCAAGGGTCAGATGATTGCCGAAGCCAAGGGCTTTGTCAGCGCACCGGTCCACGCCCCCACCTCCGGGGTGGTCGTCGCCATTGAATCCCGGCTGATTCCTCACCCCTCCGGGATGAGCGCCCCCTGCATTGTCATTGACACTGACGGTCGCGATGAGTGGATTGGTCGCAGCGGGGTGGATGACTTCCGCAGTCTGGAGCGGAGCAAACTCCTCGAACGAATTCGCGCCGCCGGCATTGCTGGCATGGGCGGGGCGGGCTTCCCGTCTGCCGTCAAACTCGGCAAACGCGATGGCAAGCCCATCGAGACATTGATTCTCAACGGCACCGAGTGCGAGCCCTATATCACCGCCGACGATGCCCTGATGCGCGAGCGCGCAGATCAAATCATCGCCGGCGCCGAAATTCTGCGCTATTTGGTGGAGCCAACCAAAGAAACCCTGATTGGTGTCGAAGACAACAAACCCGAAGGGATCGCCGCCCTGCAAAAGGCCGCAGCCGGCACCGGCATTGAGATTGTCGTCTTCCCCACAAAATACCCGTCGGGCGGCGAAAAACAGCTGATCGAAATTCTCACTGGCAAAGAGGTGCCCAACGGCGGCCTGCCCGCAGACATCGGCATTGTCTGCCAGAACGTCGGCACCGCGGTGGCCATCCACAAAGCGATTCATTTTGGCGAGCCGCTGATTTCACGCATTACCACCGTGACCGGCGACGCCTGCCAACAACCCGGCAATTTCGAAACCCTGCTTGGCACGCCGGTACAATTTCTGCTCGAGCTCAGCGGCTTCGACCAGAGCAAGTGCATCCGCTTAATTATGGGCGGCCCGATGATGGGCTATACCCTCAACGATACCGCCGTCCCTGTGGTAAAAACCGCCAACTGCGTGCTGGCCCCCACCGCCCGGGAATTGCCGCCGCCACCGCCGGCACAGGCGTGCATCCGCTGCGGCATGTGCAGCGAAGCCTGCCCGGTTTCCCTGTTGCCCCAGCAAATGTACTGGTTTGCCCGGGCCCAGGAGCACGACAAGCTGGAGGCGCACAATCTGTTCGACTGCATTGAGTGCGGCGCTTGCTCCTATGTTTGCCCCAGCAGCATTCCCCTGGTGCAGTACTACCGAGCAGCCAAAGGTGAAATTCGCCAAGCCCAGCAAGACAAAATCAAAGCCGAGCGCAGTAAAGAGCGCTTTGAAGCCCGTCAGGCGCGGCTCGAAAAAGAAGAGGCGGAAAAAGAAGCCCGCCGCAAAGCGCGCCTTGAGGCCGCCAAACAGAAAAGTGCTGCCAGCAGTGAGGTGGACCCCATTCAAGCGGCCATCGAGCGCAGTAAGGCCAAAAAGGCTGACGCCCAGACAACCAGCCAGGACCCGGCTCAAGCCGCCATTGCCAGAGCCCAGGCCGCACGCTCTGGATCAACCCCGACAGAAAGCCCGGCAGAGAAAACGGCCCGACTGGAAAAACAAATTGCCAGCGCAGAAAAGCGCCTGAGTGCAGCACAAGAGAAACACCAACAGGCCCTGACCCAGGGCGATGCCAACGCCGACGCCTTTGCCAAAGCGGTGAGTAATACCGAGCAGAAACTCGAGAGCGCCCGCCAAGAACTGGCCGCCCATCAAGCCCAGAGCGCACCACCCTCGCCACCACCCACGGCTGAAGCAGACCCCGCAGCGGCAGCCATTGCCCGAGCCCAGGCCAAGCGCGCCGGTGGTGAAGTCGAAGAGACGAACGAGCAGAAAACAGCGCGCCTGCAGCAAGCCGTTGCCGCCAGCGAGAAAAAGCTCCTGGCCGCCCAGGAAAAACTGGATCAGGCCCGCAGCACGGGCGACAGCAAGGTCGCGGCCTTTGAAACCGCCGTCGACAAACTCAGCGCCAAGCTGGCCGAAACCAAGCAGGCACTCAGCGAGCTGGAAGGCGAGGCGCCGGCGACCACAGAGCCATCGACCGACGATGATCCGGCCCAAGCCGCCATCAAGCGCGCCCAGGCCGCCAGAGAAGCGGCCGCGTCAATGACTGATGCCGACAAGCTCAAAGCCAATGTCGCCTCCCTGGAAAAGCGATTGGCCAAAACCCGTGAAAAGCTCAGTGCGGCAAAGGAAAACGGCGATGACACTGCCGATTTGCTGGCCGACACCGTGGCCAAGCTCGAAGACAAATTAGCCCAGGCCCAGCAGCAGCTGGCCGAGCACAGCGCGTAA